From a region of the Aeoliella mucimassa genome:
- a CDS encoding MerR family transcriptional regulator: MPENPELTTQQAAELIGVSHAFLIRQLHAIPCRHRGKHCVVFYKDLMEYKHSIDRERKRSLDELAQQAQELDMGY, from the coding sequence ATGCCTGAGAATCCCGAACTCACGACTCAGCAAGCAGCCGAACTCATCGGAGTGTCTCACGCGTTCTTGATTCGGCAGCTTCACGCCATTCCCTGCAGACACAGAGGGAAGCATTGCGTTGTCTTCTACAAGGACCTCATGGAGTACAAGCACAGCATCGACCGGGAACGCAAGCGTTCTCTCGATGAGCTGGCACAGCAGGCTCAGGAACTCGATATGGGCTACTGA